Proteins encoded by one window of Channa argus isolate prfri chromosome 1, Channa argus male v1.0, whole genome shotgun sequence:
- the LOC137131016 gene encoding G-protein coupled receptor 4-like codes for MGDYDFNSTSQNISYNGSSSTGFILDVVIYVIIAAGFLSVLMSIYAVFSLVRKHNTAPIYVINLLLTDLIQLCCRCVWMTHTAKIIHKTFSYLYFFGLLASVGFMVCVSLERYLVIRWPLWYRFRRTIKISLMVCVVVWAFPLIFFLLVYFLGETYVSHTIFAVFLLLPFPLLIFSLVGTLKALSAAIRVPLDEKRRIVAMLVLVLLIYTLLFLPSIIWFLAENTRGNLSFKYLTLITLQFSPIADSILYVLLRKGAVDKVLASVCCCRMESNVISRSTELVNSQCSAVI; via the exons ATGGGAGATTACGACTTCAACAGCACCTCACAGAACATTAGTTACAATGGATCGTCATCAACAGGCTTCATTCTAGATGTGGTGATATACGTTATCATTGCAGCTGGATTTCTTTCAGTCCTAATGTCCATCTATGCTGTATTTTCTCTG gtgCGAAAACACAATACTGCTCCAATCTACGTCATCAACCTTCTCCTCACTGACCTTATTCAGCTCTGCTGCAGGTGTGTTTGGatgacacacactgcaaaaataatCCACAAGACCTTCTCCTATTTATACTTCTTTGGTCTGCTGGCTAGTGTTGGCTTCATGGTGTGCGTCTCCCTGGAAAG GTATTTGGTCATCAGATGGCCACTGTGGTACCGCTTCAGACGAACAATCAAGATCTCTCTGATGGTCTGTGTCGTGGTCTGGGCCTTTCCTCTTATCTTTTTCCTCCTTGTCTATTTCTTGGGTGAAACCTATGTTTCACATAccatttttgctgttttcctccTTCTTCCATTTCCCCTGCTCATTTTCTCACTGGTTGGGACCCTTAAAGCTCTGTCTGCAGCCATCCGTGTCCCTCTTGATGAAAAACGACGAATTGTGGCCATGTTGGTTCTGGTGCTGCTTATTTACACACTGCTGTTCCTGCCCAGCATCATTTGGTTCCTGGCAGAAAACACTAGAGGAAACCTTTCCTTTAAATACCTGACATTAATTACACTTCAGTTCAGTCCTATTGCAGACTCTATTCTGTATGTTTTGCTTAGGAAAGGAGCTGTAGACAAGGTTTTGgcctctgtgtgttgttgtagaATGGAAAGTAATGTTATCAGTAGATCAACAGAGTTGGTTAATAGTCAATGTTCTGCAGTTATAtag